The stretch of DNA TTTGTAGCCAGTATGTTGTATTTAGCGGTTAATTCTTTGATCTCTGCCTTGCGTGCCTCTCTCATCGCTCTCAGATCCGGAGGCGGGTATATCCCGAGCTCGGCACGCAGCTCACCCACGTCTCTCATCAGTTGTTCCTCCCAGTACACGTTTATCAGCGGTTTACAAGACAAACCAGAACGAACCGCCCAGGGCAAGTATATCTCATACAgtctttttctttgcaCGGGTTTCAAGCGCAGAGGTGCCAGGAGTGCCCCCAACGCAGCCATCGGTACACCCATATTGGCTGCCTCCAGAGCCTTTATTGTGATTTCACCCTCAATAACAATCGGCGCGTTGTTCAATGCGTGGTAGAAATCGTGGCATTGTCTGAACCTCTTAAACACAAACGCATGCACCGGATCGTCGACGTATTGTACTTGCGCCCTCGTATCGGGCGTGACCTTCTGGCGTCTGCACCACTGGTAGAAAACGTAACCGAACGTATTTTTGGGCAGTTTTTCCAATGTTtccatcttcaaaatatcctCTTTGACGTCTGGCTTGTCCCGAAGGATCCTCCTTCCTGTTGT from Huiozyma naganishii CBS 8797 chromosome 1, complete genome encodes:
- the COQ4 gene encoding ubiquinone biosynthesis protein COQ4 (similar to Saccharomyces cerevisiae COQ4 (YDR204W); ancestral locus Anc_8.411), with the protein product MFPITRATRKGAFALSPPQNRTLLLEALAGAVLGDLVFGRQAQLADKMHRGELHNRHDDYEELQKERTERRLRTLRDTRPSPPNYPGHIPLHTSEKLLMFLVSGVRAFFHPENGINIVQLGEASAFPVFLESLKNTMLSDTTGRRILRDKPDVKEDILKMETLEKLPKNTFGYVFYQWCRRQKVTPDTRAQVQYVDDPVHAFVFKRFRQCHDFYHALNNAPIVIEGEITIKALEAANMGVPMAALGALLAPLRLKPVQRKRLYEIYLPWAVRSGLSCKPLINVYWEEQLMRDVGELRAELGIYPPPDLRAMREARKAEIKELTAKYNILATKGVLR